TTGATTATATAAAAAATCTGAATTTTTCTTATGAAGATGTAGATTATCTTCGAGGTCTTGGCATCTTCAGCGAAGATTTTCTTCACTACTTAAGCGGTTTCCACTTCAGCGGTGATATTTACGCAATTCCTGAAGGAAGTGTAATCTTCCCAAAAGAGCCATTATTAAAGATCGTTGCTCCTATTATGGAAGCCCAGCTTGTAGAAACAGCTATTTTGAACATCATCAACCATCAATGCCTGATTGCAACAAAAGCATCACGTGTAGTTTATGCAGCTCAGGGAGATGGAATCATGGAATTCGGTCTGCGCCGTGCGCAGGGGCCTGATGCCGGTCTGTATGGTGCCAGAGCTGCTATGATCGGTGGCTGTGTAGGAACATCCAATGTTCTCGCCGGTCAGATGTTTGATGTTCCGGTTATGGGTACTCATGCACACAGCTGGATCATGAGTTTCAAAGATGAGTATACTGCATTTAAAGAATATGCACGTTTATACCCGAATGCCTGCACTTTACTTGTCGACACATACGACACATTAAAGTCCGGTGTTCCAAATGCAATCCGCGTCTTCACAGAGATGCGAGATGCAGGAATCCATCCAAAATCTTACGGAATCCGTCTGGACAGCGGAGACCTCGCATATCTTTCTAAAAAAGCAAGAAAGATGCTGGATGAAGCAGGTTTCACGGATGCTGTTATTGCTGCATCCAATGATTTGGATGAATTCTTGATCAATGACCTGAAAATTCAAGGTGCTAAGATTGGTTCCTGGGGTGTCGGAACAAACCTGATTACCTCTAAGGATTGTCCTTCTTTTGGAGGTGTTTATAAACTTTCTGCCATTCAGAACAGTGACGGAGAATTTATTCCTAAGATTAAAATTTCAGAAAATGTTGAAAAAATCACAAATCCCGGAGATAAAACTATTTATCGTGTTTACGACAAAGAAACAGGTAAGATTCGGGCCGACCTCATTTGCTTTGCTGACGAAACCTGGAACGAAGAAGATGAACTACTTCTCTTCGATCCAAATGCCACATGGAAGAAAACACGTCTTCCGGGTGGAAGCTACACTATGAAAGAAATCCTGCTTCCAATCTTCAAGCATGGCGAATGTATCTATGAATCACCTTCTGTTATGGAGATTGCACAGTTCTGCAAGAAAGAAAAAGAAACTCTCTGGGATGAAACAAAACGACTTTTCAATCCACATGGAGTATATGTTGATCTTTCCAGAAGTTTGTATGATACAAAGACCAGACTGCTGGATGAAATGAGCAAATAAGATAAAAGGAGTATAAATCATGAAAATTATCGTATTAGCCGGAGGCTTAAGTACAGAACGTGACGTATCACTTTCTTCTGCTGCCGGTATCTGCCGCACATTAATTGAGAAAGGACATGATGCATTTCTTCTGGATGTATTTATGGGTCTTCCTTATGACTCTGACAAACTAGA
This Ruminococcus hominis DNA region includes the following protein-coding sequences:
- a CDS encoding nicotinate phosphoribosyltransferase; protein product: MNTRNLTLLTDLYELTMMQGYFETQENETVIFDVFFRNNPNNGGYSIMAGLDQVIDYIKNLNFSYEDVDYLRGLGIFSEDFLHYLSGFHFSGDIYAIPEGSVIFPKEPLLKIVAPIMEAQLVETAILNIINHQCLIATKASRVVYAAQGDGIMEFGLRRAQGPDAGLYGARAAMIGGCVGTSNVLAGQMFDVPVMGTHAHSWIMSFKDEYTAFKEYARLYPNACTLLVDTYDTLKSGVPNAIRVFTEMRDAGIHPKSYGIRLDSGDLAYLSKKARKMLDEAGFTDAVIAASNDLDEFLINDLKIQGAKIGSWGVGTNLITSKDCPSFGGVYKLSAIQNSDGEFIPKIKISENVEKITNPGDKTIYRVYDKETGKIRADLICFADETWNEEDELLLFDPNATWKKTRLPGGSYTMKEILLPIFKHGECIYESPSVMEIAQFCKKEKETLWDETKRLFNPHGVYVDLSRSLYDTKTRLLDEMSK